The Alnus glutinosa chromosome 10, dhAlnGlut1.1, whole genome shotgun sequence DNA window TGCTTCCATGGAATCAATCTGATGTAGGACAATCAGAGGGGGTGCCTCGGAAGGTTGACAATGTCATCTCGGATAATATCCGAGACGGGGTTTTTGGATCGGCACATAGCCGAGATGTGTTGGGAGTTGTCTCGGCAAAAAGCCGAGATCCAATCAAATAACCGAGACCCATCTCGGTCCCATTCGGCAAATAACCGAGACCCAGCTCGGTAAATCGAGCAGAAGACTCATGCAGAAGGATCAACCGAGTGGAATTCCTGGAAAAGCAGCAGAGCAGATTTCCTAGAGATATTTGTGTGGAAATCATGGAAGAGTTGTTGACttccatattttaattgttttgtcgTACTTTTCCTTAAATCATGGGATTACCATGTCCATCCAATCTCCTCTCATTAATGAGGATTTGAtggtatttttttgttattacttTATTCCTTTACAAGCCACTAGGGCTTCACTATAAATAGGGAGGCAATGTAAGAAGGATAATTATTGATTAtcattgaattgaattgaagttTTCTCCCTTCAACTTGTGAGTTGAATGTCTTGTGTTTGAGAACGAAGTTTCTCTTTCACTGTTTATCTACCCGCCTGCACTACGTCACAATTCTAGTATTTGTTTTAGTTAGTTTCCTTTTCATCTCCTACATGAGACCTATTATACACTAGATATTTGAGTCCACTTTATGTTGAAATAGTGAGAAGTGATAAATAGGAAAACATCAATTCACGAGGCTAAAGAGGATAGTCACGCCCCAACTGTCCATAATGTTTACTGTTGTAATTGGCAATTGAATTGTAGAAGGTATGTAGTCCCGGTTGTTAACCATTTTTCATTCTCTCACTTATTTGGccggaaaaaaaaattgcacctATAGGCTTGCTAAAGTTACCTATGatggagaaaaggaaaaagaaaacaaaagaaaagaaggatgatataagttttaagtgtttaaccTTCCAACAAGAGTTAAGTGATATTTAGCTTATGTGGTTTGCTAGGACAGAAACAAATGCAAGGAACTTTGACGGCAATGAAGTCTTATTGGTTAAGTTGAAGATGATGTTGTGAGATCACTATTTGATGGTAGATAACAACAAATgctttctcctctcttcctttTACGGAGTTCTCggatttttgtaattttagaaTTTAGCTTCAACTCTATTTGCAGTTAACTTGTATACTTTCCTTGTACTTGGGTTGTGCCCTGTTAGAAAAGgttagaaaatatattattgtaATAAAGGAAAGGGGTTTTAtcatttaatgtatttttcctaatataGATAATATGTGAAGGTTACATATATACCATGCTCTCTTTTTGTGCAAACCACAATATTGACATAATATCAAAGCAAGGTCCTAGggtttaacaactttttttcattttctgcatcccttctctctctttagacattttttctttcctcttttcttctgtataatttttttttctctctttttgacTGGTGCTGCAACAACACTGGCAATGTGGAATTAGGGTTTACCCAATGCCCGTGGTTAGTAGGGTTTACCTCGCACAAACACTACTCACCCGAGCTCGACTTGTTTGCGGCCCTAAATTCACAATATTATCACTTTTAACTCGTGCCCTTTTCAAATTGCTCAtcaagttttcaattttatcttttaGCTCCTTGTGTTTTCTCCCATATCAAATAGATTCTTTCATCCAATTCCTTAAAGATTCTATCCATTTTTTTGACATAGCCCTTAAAATTTACAATTATACCCCTtgccaaaagaaaacaaaaaaagaaaaacactgtgccacctccaattttttttttctttcttttgacaatgggtataattgtaattttataaaggctCCGTAAGAAACAAATCGACAGAATCTATATAGAATTGGACGGAATAATCTATTTGATAAggatgaaaaaacaaaagagctAAAACTAAAATTAGAAACTCAAGCAGCGTTTTGAAAAAGACCTAAACCATAGGCACCAATATAGTAATTTTCCCATAATAAAATGACAGACGTACTGGGTTGCAATCAGATGTAGGAGAGAAACTAGTTTAGGAGCCACCGCATACGTTTACTCTTAAATTGATTCACTGCAAATGCTCTTTCCCCCCACCTCCCTGGTCATCATAATTATGTTGagtcttaaaagaaaaattaattaatcatcAATGGATCAATCAAGGTGttgatttctctctttttaaatCAAGGTCTTCTTTGACAGGTTCTCTGTTAGATAAGAGATCTACTGCGGGGTATTGCACATCCTTAGGCAGTAAGTTGGTCAAGTGGAAGAATAAGAAACAAAGAGTGGTAGCGCATTCTAGTATGGAAGCTAAGTATAGAACGGTCTAAGATAATGAGCTGGAAATATATCTATACCTTCGGTGAAGTTTGAAGACCAACTTGCTTATGTGTTACAAAACCTGCCTATAGGATCAAGCCAGTCCTACCCCACCTTTAAGGTATGCAGCAAACGGCGTTTGTTGAGGGAAGGAGAATTGGGGACAACATTATGCTTGCCTAGGAATTGTTAAGGAATTACAACAGAGCTCAAGGAGGTTAGATTTTATTTATCCTAAGCTGGGCTTATTTGATATACATATTTCAGTCtgagggagagtgttaaaaAGGATATTATTgcaataaagggaaaaataacattatttattgtatttttccctaatatATAATAGTGAAAATGCAATCCGTACCTTTCTTTTCATGCAAACCCTAATCTTGGCATGCCCTTTATGAACAGGTTTCTAGAAAACTTATGTTTGATCAACTGATTtgttaaatttcttttaatggTACAAGAGTTTGGGCAACATCAACAGTCATGTATGATGGTCAAAAAACTCACATTTTCATTCCATTTTTCTCTCCCACCCAACCtatctcaaaaaagaaaaaagaaaataaaacactaATTAATTCAAACTGTAGTCATgagaacaattaaaaaaaaaattgatataattATGGAATCTAAAAATGAGTGCACTTAGTGCTACTCAAGGAGTTTAAGCATATAGTTCCCTGTGTTTTAATACGTTTGAAGTTTTAGCATTTTAAAACAATCAATGCCAAAGTCATAATAGTGATCAAAATCATTCTTTGTCATTGTTATTGTATTATTAAAGTTTTTTAGATTTGActgataaaaaaatgaaagtttctATAGTTTTTTAGCGCACAACTTTGAGAAAATGATATGAGCATGCGAGTAGAGAGCAGATTGGCTTTTCTCAATGGCTTCAGCTGATGCTTAATCTTTACAAACCAAAGTAAATGGTTCATGTTTAGACTTAGGCAATGGGCGTAGTCAATTTATAGATAGCCAACCCAATCGGACCGAACACACAGCTACCACCAACCATTTATAATGAACAATCAAACTCCCAAAGCCTATGGGTACTCCAAGcaataaaaaagttatatcaAGGTAATCATATAGGTGACAATTCatcttttaataaatgaaaaacaCATAATTATCATGACAGTGAACCATGAATACATACCACAATTGGTAGCTTTCATTATTGCACTGCTGATAAAAGGCACTTTTGAACACATTGCAGCTACCACCTGCACAATAAGTAAACTTGGAGACATACGAGAAGAATTTATATTTGGATTTACAAAGAatgagggagagggagagagaaaaagagagcatGCTACAATTTTTTGTAGACCTGTACTTTTTGCATAACacaaaatatattcctcaaacAACTCTAGCTCAGTAGATGTACAAGAATTGAGAGAGTTAACTACCAGGAGGTCAAGCTCCATAATCAACAATTGACAGCCTCCTTGACAAAAGTATGGTTTTCAATTAACTTTATATAGGTAAGAATAAATGCATGCATATGCAAAAATCTCCCacgtatttcagaatattcaagGAACTGAGTGATTGACTATCAAGAAACGCCAAGGGAAGAGAGGTGGGGATTATATTAGAAATGTTTTGAGCCTAtagccaaaataaaaattgatgatcGAAGGAGCTTCTTTCATTAGAAACTATCTCATCATTGAACTGGATGTGAAGAGTGCATTTCTTCGGAGTTATTTACAAAGACTGGATGAGGACACCTTCAAATCTcaacttttggttcaaaaagCAGACCAAAAACGTTGAAACTGCTGTTACAGACTCAGGTCATTGCCTCAAGTATGGTGCAGCCTATTTTACTGTCTTTTGTACAGTTGTGATAAAAATTAATGCAGCACATATGATAAGAATTATgtcttttattactatttttttcttaagtaataaaggttttattaaaaaagcgtaaagcgccctaaGTACATTGAAAATATACACAGGAACTACCAAAGCAGCctacaacaagaaaaaaaaacccaacaacccTAAAAAGCccaagccctcaaacccaaaaccaacGGAAGACCCCAACCCTACACCATGTACTCCTAGCCTTTCTTACGCCGGGAGGACGCGCTAGAATcaccgtagttgatggagcttaccAGATTCAAAACTTTCCTCCAACCTTtagtcttttattattattattattattattattattattattattattaaatttccTAGAGGAAGCATGAATAATCTCTACAAATCTGAAAAGGTAAAGGTGAAGCATGTGAAAAGCATGCTAGCAAAGAGAAAGATTGGGAAACAAACTCGGGAGGCCGGTTTTTGCATGCTTGATATTTAGTCTTGTTGAAAAgcctttgtttgttttattttattttttcctcatTTAATATTGATGTTTAGTAACCAGACACTGACATATTCTTCTCCTATTCCCCACCTTATTATTTGCATTTGTTTAACAATACAGTCCTAAAACAGCGTTTCCACATGTTATTGCCTCACGTCCAAACTGCACACATTGTTAGTCCACAAATTAGGCTCACCAAACTTGTAATTTTAGCTTTAGCTTTTTGGGGATTTTAACTCTTGATCTCCAACAGATGCCATTACACAACTGTATTTTGGCCTAAATGTCCAAAAAATTAATCACCCACATTATCTAAAGCAAAAATTTCTATTAGAAAGGCAAAATGACAACATCCATGTGCTATGAATATCTACACTAGACAATTCATGAAGACATTGTATACATAACACAAACTGATTGTATCCATTTAGGCATACTACAAAATGATTGTATCTGGTTAGAATTATACAAACTGAGTGTAGCCATCCAAAATTACTTACAGATGGTGGAGTGGCCTCTAATGAATGGAAATGAGATTTCGGAATGATAAGAGAATGCCTGAGGAACAAAGAAATGGAAAACTATAAATAGGAGAGCATGATGTCAAAAGATAATCAAGGATAATGCGAATGCTTTATTGGCATTTGGAGCCCATTTTAGTAACTCGCTTTTCTGTTATAGGTGCATTACAAATGCATCTAGGAAGTATGAATTCTTCAAAGTAACTATCAATGCCAGTACCATATCTCATACGTATCCAATACAAACACATATCAGGATATGAAAGAATATGTATTCGATAcatatttgtaaaatatatatatatatatatatatatatatatatatatatatatatatatagagagagagagagagagagagagagagagagagagagagagagatggcatAGACACTATGGGATATGACTTGGATAGGCATGGGTACATTTGgggtaaaattttgaattttcttaagaaaaaaaaagtgggggggggggggggggggggggggggggttcaaaGTACATTAGGTAGGAAATCCATGCCGTAGAGAATCCCTTTAGTGCTTTTGAAAGTTGGAGACCTTCAAAATTCCAGATCCATATAACTGTCAAACACGCATCACAGGTTATGTGTTCTTTTGTTATTTCTAATTTCAAAAGTAGTTctattatttgtaattattttatacttttcaGTGTTAGCTATTCGTCTTTAGAATAAAAATtggcacacacacacatatatataaagttaattaGATATTTATTACTAAACATATATCTACTTTACCGTATCCTAAATTTTCAACTATTTGCATATTGTCATGTCCATATCATATCCGTATTTTATAAGCCATCACTACTCTGATATTTCATAGAAGTGCACATAGTGAATCTTAAACCCATGACTCCACAATCTATGCATTCTAGTGAGAACAAAAGTtaccatttgagctaaagcCCATTGGCTTTAGCAATGCACCATAAAGTTACCCTTTCAAGTTTCGTAATGTGCATTGCTTTGAGCTCTATTAAACTATTTGTACCACATGGTTTTGATactgagaaaaaataaataaagagacaaGACTCTAAACCTGATCATACCCAAATTTCAGTTGAGCATAAGCTATGGTACAACAAAGGAGCAAGAATGGATATATGGACATAATATAGCTTACTTAGAAATCCAAAGGAATCAAATTTTGAGGGGATAGAATCGTAGTGGGATGAAAAAATCATATGAGGAATCAAGATACAAATAAGGGCATCGAAGCATTCACATAATGCAGAATGCCATAACAGCAATAAGATTTCCAACATCACCAAAAACATTCTCTGAATTCCACTGCAGGTTATACACACCAAAGAATAGGTTAAGTCTCTCAAGCACCTTGATTAATCAATAACAGTTAAAGGCAATGACTGATAttcttgttaaatcaccacttatcccaaataaattaaatcatttaattaatattctaatactccCTTCACATGTCGCCTCAAACTCTCTTTTGATAAGGAAGGCACAATACgtaatatatttaattgaaatgggaggtgaATGATGAAAacaaggttcgaactcataacttttgctttgataccaccacttattccaaaagcttaagccgataaaaaaatataaatttaatcatttaattaatattctaacgaTTTTCGCTAATTACAATCTAGaaaaattaatgatattaaCACCCAAACTTTCACTCTCTTCTAGCCCTTAAAAATGGGGAAAATGTGGGGGGGGACGGGGGGCGAAAGGAAACTTATTGACCCTTCAATACTAGCgcaattcaacatccaaactcTTCGCTTGTTCAAAATCAACAGTGTCCTTTTCTCGCAATGTCAACTATTCCCAAAAATTAACCTActaatcaaaaatatttcaactaGTTGCTAGACTCCATGAggttatatacatatattattagaatattaattaaatagttaaatttaccatttccaaccaacttaaatttttgagataagtggtgatttaatatggtatcaaagtagCAGTATTGTGTTCAAACCCTGAATCCGTaatttaattcatattttaattaaatattccacatgtTGGGCCTCAATTGTTGTCTAAGAGTTTCAGCCCACAAGTGAAAATGAGTGTTCGAatattagtaattaattaaattcaccatttcctattagcttaaacttttaaaataagtagtgatttaacatatgTCATACCAGATTTGTCTAATACAGGGTTTCTAGTAGCAACCAAAAACATCTTGCAAATGAATAAGAGCTTTAGATTGATTATCATATCAATTGGTTCTTTATTAGGGTTGATCATTAGGTCAACCCAAACTAACCAAATCGATGTTTCCATCCCAAACCGACGGGATAGGGAAGGGTCAATTCCGACCTCAACGCATTGAAGGTCAAGTTGAGGGTGTTGGTAAACATGAACGACATATCCGAACTGAATCAACCTGACCgaccatatatttatatattattttagtattgttttaaataaataaaaaaataaacctaatTTGACAAATTGGCTCTTTCATTTGACCTAAACAATGTGTCATTCAACCTAAACTTAACCTAACCTTTTCATCACCCCTGTCTAGGGTCTCCTCTACCCTTCACCGGccactccctctctctctctctctctctctctctccattttgaTCAAAGAAGTAGAGAGAGAACTAGGTTTACATGGCCAAGCTTGTCAAACAGACCAAGCATTTGTTATTGCCTCGAGCCACTTCCTTCGGTTTTCTTCAATCAATGGAAGTGACAAACGCAATTATGTGCATGGAGGGGAGAAGGCCATGCGTATGGTTGTCAACCACCTCTCATAAGGTGTGAAAGGTGTACGTTAACCCTAACCAATTTAAATCTAGTTTGGTTAGATGTCCGCATGGTTATCAAGTGTTTATGTTGGTTAGTTACTTGATGCCAAGTGTCCCAGTCTTGTAATGCTCTTTTGTAACATGGCATAGTCTTTAAAATGCCGTATCTTGGACGTGTGTCTAGATCATACATGTCTTATATGTgtttgtgtaatatgatttttttagtctattatgatttttttagtCTATGATTGCTCGTGCAAGGATGTTTGACTGTTTGGAAAAATGGCTGGAGATGGTGGTGACAGGTTTTGGTGTTAGATTTGGTAACCACGGATTCTTTGTGGATTTTGCCAAGATATTGAAGAAGGTTCGTCTCAGATCTCAAATCTGCTTTGATCTAAGATctaaacataaaaagaaaacattttttgttCTCGTTGATCAGTGAACTGACCATCTACCAAATAAGGGCGCTTGGTTCAGTTTGGTAGCCGACCCCATCGGTCGGTCAGTTACCAAAACCAACTACTAACAGCCGTCGTAAGGGCTGAAAACCGACCTGAGGGGGTCAAGGATGAGTCAGTTACAACTAAAGAAGGCAGTTAAAGGAACAACTAACAAGGATGAGTCCCAGGAACACAAATTCCAAGCTATGAGGGAATGTGGATGGGTTTTGCAGGATGGCAATTGATTGTCTACTAGTATGTTTACATCCCAAATCTTGTTCAAGCATTTTTAAACACTACTGATATCAGTTCTACACGTTTTGCTATATGCAACTGTTCCCAAGTCCCAATTATCAATGGTAAATTCTCTAATACAACCACATAACATCAGTATTAGATTAAGATCTAAACATCAAGTTTTGTCTTACCGATTAGATCAACCATCCCACTCTTTGGATTGTCAATCCTTGCTGAACTTCAGATTTCACATTCATAAATAACGAAATTGCAATTCATGCAAATGATGTGGTATATATTGGGCAGAAGCAGAAAATCCCTATAATTAGGGCCAAGTGATAATCATACAGATTGAATTTCAGTTATCATGGCTTATAGTCTCCTCATAGAAAACCTTCTCCAAGCTATCCATAGTAACAGAAGTTActtcaaatcaaattttaaaacctCAAGGCCCGAAGAGACATAAGGGCCAGCACAGTATGTCAACTGAGTCAATTTAGAGATTAACTTTAAGTTATTTCAGTATCACAACAAAAAAGCGAAATTCAACAATCAACATCACTTAAGAGTTACTCCATAGTTAAACAGTATGGAATTTCTTAGAAACATGTCTGTCCATACAACTATGGGTTTGTTAAGACGTGAACATTAAAGCACAGTGAATCCCAAACATTAAACAGAATAAACCACACCTAGGAATAAGATAACTTATAAATTGCACCTTGGATGCATGATACCTTACCCATGACTCAGTGGATTGGTATCCAGTATACACAAGCATGCATCATCTTCATAGAGCTGTCAGGATCAAATCCAATAAAGAGTAAGAAAAGGCAGAAACAAAGTGACTAGAAAATACATTTTCACAACATAAAGGGATATAACATGGCAACTTCATATTTAGCATAGAATTAGGTTTTGAGACAATTTCAAAAGAACATACAAGGGATATTCATACTTTAGCAACTACAAATGTCTGaagcataaaaaataagaaatttcaCAAAGTGACCTAAACGTTTAGTGTTCTTCAGAAATTTTTAGTCAAGCATACTTTTTCCACAATTACAAGAAAATACAGATTCAAAAGCAAGTCTTATACCTTGCTGCACAAGCAAAACTtttaaataataacaattaGCTGCTTGCCAgcaaataattatcaaaatttatttcctttttcttaaaGTATGAAGGATTTCACAATGACAATACATTCATTTTAATTCTTGCATGGAGATAAAACGATagtgattttgattaaatgataTGAACGGTTGGATATGGCAATGAATTCGACCACAAGTTAAACATACCCACTGCCTAGAGATACAGCCAAGAGTTAGGTACTACAAATACCAATGTAAGCAAACATAGGAGAATAACTAGTAGGAGTATGATCATCCAAAAGCACAAAACTACCATTCACGAAAAAACCTTTCTTCAAGTCCAAAAATTACACAAAACCTGCCCAACCCTTTGTCATGGTTGATAATAGGCAATCACACTTTATCCTTTAAAGGATGCCGCCAATTAGGCAGTCTCATTATCCAATTCTATTTTAACAAAATCTCATAcaactctttctttttcaggaTCCATTAGTTCCTCTTAACAACTAGTGTTTGCACAGTGATGATCAATAACTTCAATACGCATCCTTGCAATTCCAATTCCAAACTACTATCTAATGCAGGATAAAGTTGAATATAGACAATAAGAAAGAAACAACTTCAAGGAACAAAATCTTCTAACAGTGAATCTATGAGATCCTCTTAACACTAGATTTTGCATAGTGATGATCAATTGCTTTATACTAGCCCTTCCAATTCTAAAAAACATTGTAACATCTGATGCAAGGATAAAATTAAACACAGGCAATGGAAAACAGAATTTTGAGGAATAAAATCTTGTAATAGCTACtttatgatttgatttcaatttttctttccatcCATTCGTAAGTAACTAAGTAGAAGAGCCTCACCAAGAAAggcacacacatacacacacatgaCATTCTCTAATTTGAGTATCAAAGAGTATCTGCAAATTTTTGTGCTCAAACTCAAATCCTAACACAATTATAGAAACCTAACTAGTTGCCATAACCTTAAAACTGGTAGCAAAACATATTAAGCCCATTATTCAGTAACAACAGAATACAAGATAGTGACCAATCTGGCATACATTCAGCAAAACATCTTTTCAGTCTTTAAGTCACTCTCGCTGAAGATCAGGTTGACTTCCTACCGGTCACCTATAGCATGACTAAAAACGCAGAAGGTGATGCAATTGTCTAGTAACGCCCTATGAACAGCTCTTAACATTTATAAGCCCCTGTTCATCATTACATGCAACCATTTCCTCCTGTGCTAGAATTGCAACGAAATCGCACACTCACATAGATATATAGCAAAGCCAAATACAATTTACAGAGCCAATGACAACGAAATGCAACATCCAATGAATATGAATGAAGGtgttaaaaaacacaaaaagcaaaaaatcaaTCCAAGAAACACAACAGTGATTCTGAGCCAACATGCTAATCTATAATCTCAGACTCCTCAATGTCTCAAGTTCAGCATTTCTACACGCTCTGTTTGGTCACAAGGAAAAGGTTGGAAAAGGAAAATACATGcataatacacacacacacacacacacacacacacacacaaacacaaacacagacACAGACTTATTTCAGATACCAAATTGTCTACACAAGTTAGCTTCCTTCATGCAAGCTCTCCAAATTGCCGATGAAAACACGCAAAATTCACATTTCAAAGTCCTTTTgcttttcctcaattttctcagcaaccaaacaaaaatcatcaaactacaacaaaaaaaattgaaaaagaaacaaagccGAATTACCTTCAGAGCCGGTGATTCCCCGCGTATAATCTTGCAGAAAACGCAGTCGTTTCGTTGATCCTTCTCCTCAGAACCAGAAGCACAAACCGAATGGGAAACGCGAGAGACTCGGGACGGACTCCCACCCTGAGCCGAACCGACGGGGCAGAGATGGGAACAGAGAATGGCGAGCCTGCGTGCCTCCATGCTAAGCGAAAGCGAACCTCATGACAAAGTTagtgggtgtgggtgtgggtgtggcCATGTTTTCGAAGTGAGATTCTGGGAAGACAGACACACAAACTGActcttgttttggttttttgtttgtttggtgaaTTAATTAATCTGTAGCTGAACTTAAGGATTGAGGGGATAAAGGCTTGGGTTGGCGCTGTGGTCGAGACAGTGGCCGTTGGTTCGTTTTCGTTTTTATCCACAACCGGGTTTCGTGGCATAGGGGACGTGTCAATCAGGGGTTTCAAATCAAAGACTTCGTTTTGCCTTCGATCAGTACCTCACACCCAAAAGGCCTAACGTTAAAGCCTTGACACCCAAACGGCCTACCCTTCTTCCTCTATCTATGTCTCTCACCTTCGagagtaatgtttttttttttttttttttttttttgtgttaaatacaatttagtcctccaaactaccactcGTTCTTCGGATGGTCTCTCGAACTACCAAAGCTTGCATTCTGGTCTCCAAAACTACCAACTTCTTTAAAAATGGCCCACTCCATCAGTTTTTGCTGTCAATATGGATGGAAAATACTACATGTGCCGTGCACATGACTTTAGAAGATCAAAAAATCGAAAATGCCCttctttttaaacataaaattactaaattacCCTGTAAAAAAATAACACCGTACTTAGTGGTATAAGACCACAATATTACGAAAATGCCATTGTAGATCATAATAGATCTGCTTCACCTTCACAGTACTTCGTCCTCTTTCCGCGTCTCCTCTGAACCCATAAACATGCTCTTCGCCACCAGCCCGTCTCGACCGAGCATGGGAACGAGTACTCCGAGCCGAACCGAAACTCGTCGCCCGCACGATCCGGTCCACTTCGCCCTAGATTGTGTAGTCGCTGAGGGTGCAACCGTAGTGACTCTTTGGCTACACATTGTAGGTATGGGAGGGTAGTAAAATCGGCTTCTGTTATCACGCGTTCCCATTCGATAACACAGTCTAGCTCCTCCTGAGCCTTGTGTTGCACCCTTGGGTTCTTAAATAGCTCAGCCATAGCCCATTTTACAGAGATTGTTGTGGTGTCCATTCCCGCATTGATGATGTCCCGCAGAAATCATtgtatataatttaatttgttcGTAATTCTGAGTCCaattaaaagcaaaataaaatgaagtcATATATGTACACACTTACGCACCCAAAGGAGCCCAATGAATAATGATGGTTTCCTCTCTAAGCTCATATTGGTCCTGCAATGTAAGCAAGGCATCAACAAAATTGGCACCACCACTCTTCTCATGTGCCTGAGTGGTATAAGATCACAAAATAGTTAGATCATGCAATGCCTCAAGTGGAAGGgtgttcacctctgtttttaTGTTCTAAAACAGAGGTAAACAGAGCATCTATGGCTGGAGAGTGGAGCACGTATGGAAGACGTGTTGAGTGGGGCGGCTGGATCAGGACATGTGGAAGGTGGAGCACTAGGAGGCAG harbors:
- the LOC133878889 gene encoding adenylylsulfatase HINT3 isoform X2 produces the protein MEARRLAILCSHLCPVGSAQGGSPSRVSRVSHSVCASGSEEKDQRNDCVFCKIIRGESPALKLYEDDACLCILDTNPLSHGHSLIIPKSHFHSLEATPPSVVAAMCSKVPFISSAIMKATNCDSFNLVVNNGAAAGQVIFHSLRRHPLKLDQETVKLVDSVHKVLSLSSNTEDSKDQGSRI
- the LOC133878889 gene encoding adenylylsulfatase HINT3 isoform X1; amino-acid sequence: MEARRLAILCSHLCPVGSAQGGSPSRVSRVSHSVCASGSEEKDQRNDCVFCKIIRGESPALKLYEDDACLCILDTNPLSHGHSLIIPKSHFHSLEATPPSVVAAMCSKVPFISSAIMKATNCDSFNLVVNNGAAAGQVIFHTHIHIIPRKARDCLWPSESLRRHPLKLDQETVKLVDSVHKVLSLSSNTEDSKDQGSRI
- the LOC133878986 gene encoding cytochrome P450 98A2-like, yielding MDTTTISVKWAMAELFKNPRVQHKAQEELDCVIEWERVITEADFTTLPYLQCVAKESLRLHPQRLHNLGRSGPDRAGDEFRFGSEYSFPCSVETGWWRRACLWVQRRRGKRTKYCEGEADLL